Genomic DNA from Streptomyces sp. AM 2-1-1:
GTACGCGGTGCCGATCTGGAGCTGCTGGAGGTTCTGGCCCCCCGGGGGGCCTTCATGCTCGAGGACATGACTTTCGGGCAGATCCTCGACATTCTCTTCAAGAGCTCCGACGCGTCGGGCCCGCTCCAGGCCGTCGACGAGATCCAGAGCCAGACGGACCAGCTCGTGCAGTGGCAACGACGCCTGCGGCAGCTTGAGGACAGGCACCGGTGATCGTGGCGGGGGCCGTCGTCCAGGGCACCGCGCATCTGGCCCGGGGCCAGGGCTGCCAGGACGCCTTCAGGGCGGTCGACCTGGGCGCGTCGGCGGTGCTGGCGGTCGCGGACGGCGCCGGCGGCCAGGAGCGCAGCGCGCTCGGCGCGCACATCGCCGTGGACGCGGCCTGCCGCGCCCTGGCGGAGGACATACCGGATGCCGGGGACGGGCCGGAGGTCTGGACGGAGTGGACGGCCAAGGCCGGCGCCAGGGTGATGAGGGACTACCGGCGTTCCGTGCGGGGCGTGTTGTCGGCGGACGGACCGGGCGCGCCGGAGGGGGCCCGCGCCCTCGCCGCCACGCTGGCCGCAGCGGTCGTACGGCCGCCCTGGGTGGCCTTCGTCGCGGTCGGCGACTGCTTCGGGACGTTACTCACTCGCGGGCCCGTCGGCCCGGGTCCGGTTCGCGAGGCACGTGACCGGTGCCACCTGGTCCTGCCGCCGCCCTCTCCCGGCGCGGCGGAGACGGTCTTCCTCTCTTCGCCCGGGGCCGGTCTGCGGATACGGTCGTTCGTGGTCTGGGAACCGCAGCTGAGCGGAGTCGTGCTCGCCACCGACGGCTGTGTCCCCCTCACCCTCGACCATCCCTCCGTACGTCGGCTGCCGCCCGAGGCAGGACCCCTGCCCTCCGAACGGTTCTTCTGCGGGCTGGCGGCGACGTTGCGCGCCAACGGCGGTGACGCCGCGCCCCTGCACGCACTGCTCTCCGGACCGGAGGCGGCACGGTCCGGCGACGACCTGACCGTGCTGTGCGCCCTGACCGAAGGCGGGTGACGGTGGCCCTCACGGCGGTGTCCGACAGCGGACGCACATGGCACCTCACCCAGCAGGTCGGCAGCGGCTCGGAGGGAGTCGTCTACCGGGTGGACGACGAGCGGCCGCTGGTGGTCAAGCTCGTCCTCGACCCGCCCGATCCCGCCGCCTACCGGCGCCGCGTCGTCCGGCTGGTGCGGCGCCGCCGACTGCCGCGCGCTGTCCGGGTCCTTTCCGCGACACCCGCCCGGGTCGCCTGGCCGATGGCCCCGGTCCGGGCGGGTGGCCCGGGTGACCACGGAATGGACGGCTATCTGATGACCGACATGCGCCACACCCACCAGCCGTTCACCCGTCTGCTGACCCCGCGGGCCGCCCGCACCTTCTTCCCGGGAGCTACGTGGGCCACCGCGCTCGCGGCCTCCCTCTCGCTCGCACGTCTCCTCGCGGATCTGCACACC
This window encodes:
- a CDS encoding protein phosphatase 2C domain-containing protein gives rise to the protein MIVAGAVVQGTAHLARGQGCQDAFRAVDLGASAVLAVADGAGGQERSALGAHIAVDAACRALAEDIPDAGDGPEVWTEWTAKAGARVMRDYRRSVRGVLSADGPGAPEGARALAATLAAAVVRPPWVAFVAVGDCFGTLLTRGPVGPGPVREARDRCHLVLPPPSPGAAETVFLSSPGAGLRIRSFVVWEPQLSGVVLATDGCVPLTLDHPSVRRLPPEAGPLPSERFFCGLAATLRANGGDAAPLHALLSGPEAARSGDDLTVLCALTEGG